One region of Ictalurus punctatus breed USDA103 chromosome 6, Coco_2.0, whole genome shotgun sequence genomic DNA includes:
- the marco gene encoding macrophage receptor MARCO produces METALDGNQDKNTIYCKENPLYDADMNLSSSNRYDFQSADVKPSKSSGRAYSVPVIVIFLLLLLGLNVFLTYKVFTLEAWVHSELTRKQNADQHESSTILSQQSSPLDQHCLSSLCGDERGLESLMSQVYLLNSSALQLQYRVDNITQEKALPGPPGPPGPPGAMGMKGFGGPPGAKGLDGLPGTPGLKGDPGSPGKAGQPGAMGQKGDKGETGIKGQVGPPGLSGPPGVSGINGQKGLNGLPGLPGAKGQPGEPGSAGPPGNSGPTGPKGIQGLQGPKGAPGPSGSPGPMGPNGLQGPAGAKGSAGEKGNKGESIAGRPGVPGAKGDRGLAGLSGSKGAQGSKGDTGSPGLQGPKGDAGPMGQKGQKGDQGLTGPKGNKGERQANTLVRLIGSSTSGRVEVLYNSEWGTVCDDSFDTVDATVLCKMLGFQRATRVFTAPQGTGRIWLDDLQCTGTEASVFDCKHRGIGVNDCQHSEDAGITCS; encoded by the exons ATGGAGACAGCACTAGATGGAAATCAggacaaaaacacaatatatTGTAAAGAAAACCCTCTCTATGATGCAGACATGAATTTATCCAGCTCAAACCGCTATGATTTCCAGTCAGCTG ATGTAAAGCCTAGTAAGTCATCAGGAAGGGCATACAGTGTTCCAGTGATTGTTAtatttcttcttctactactaggACTGAATGTCTTCCTGACTTACAAAG TCTTCACTCTGGAGGCATGGGTTCACTCTGAACTGACAAGGAAACAAAATGCAGATCAGCATGAATCCTCCACCATTTTATCACAACAGAGCTCTCCTTTAGATCAg CATTGCCTGTCCAGCCTGTGTGGGGATGAGAGAGGTCTGGAGTCTCTGATGTCACAAGTGTACCTACTCAATTCCAGTGCTCTCCAGCTCCAGTATCGAGTGGACAACATCACACAGGAGAAAG CACTTCCTGGACCTCCAGGACCTCCTGGACCACCAGGAGCTATGGGGATGAAAGGTTTTGGGG GTCCACCTGGTGCTAAAGGTTTAGATGGACTCCCAGGAACACCAGGACTTAAAGGAGACCCTGGATCACCAG GTAAAGCAGGCCAGCCTGGAGCCATGGGTCAAAAGGGAGATAAAGGAGAAACAGGCATTAAAGGACAAGTAGGCCCACCTGGGCTCTCAGGACCCCCTG GTGTCTCTGGTATTAATGGTCAAAAAGGACTTAATGGACTACCAG GTCTTCCAGGTGCAAAAGGTCAGCCAGGAGAACCAGGTAGTGCTGGGCCCCCAGGGAACAGCGGACCAACAG GACCTAAAGGAATACAAGGCTTACAAGGACCAAAGGGTGCTCCAGGGCCAAGTG GATCTCCTGGACCAATGGGCCCAAATGGGCTGCAAGGGCCCGCTGGAGCGAAAGGTTCAGCTGGAGAGAAGGGAAACAAGGGAGAAAGCATTGCAG GTCGTCCTGGTGTTCCAGGGGCAAAGGGAGACAGAGGATTGGctg GTTTATCTGGAAGTAAAGGGGCGCAAGGCAGTAAAGGAGACACTG GCTCTCCTGGTTTACAGGGACCAAAGGGTGATGCAG GTCCTATGGGTCAAAAGGGGCAAAAAGGAGATCAAGGACTTACAGGTCCTAAAGGAAATAAGGGAGAACGGCAAGCTAATACAT TGGTGCGCTTGATTGGCTCTTCTACGTCAGGCAGAGTAGAGGTACTGTATAACTCAGAGTGGGGCACGGTGTGTGATGACAGCTTTGACACAGTGGACGCCACAGTATTGTGTAAAATGCTGGGTTTCCAGCGAGCTACACGTGTTTTCACAGCGCCACAAG GAACAGGTCGGATCTGGCTGGATGACTTGCAGTGTACAGGAACAGAGGCCAGCGTATTTGATTGTAAACATCGAGGCATTGGAGTGAATGACTGCCAACACAGTGAGGATGCTGGAATAACCTGTTCCTGA
- the c1ql2 gene encoding complement C1q-like protein 2, translated as MVVVLLVAIPLLVQSSTISAHYEMMGTCRMICDPYTPKASATALEVMQDLGAIPPPPPPSFSRGNKGEPGRPGKPGPRGPPGEPGPPGPRGPPGERGDSGKIGFTGGPQGTARTETGELGSAFASVKIAFYVGLKNPHEGYEVLRFDDVVTNLGNHYDPSTGKFTCQVSGIYYFTYHILMRGGDGTSMWADLCKNGQVRASAIAQDADQNYDYASNSVVLHLDSGDEIYVKLDGGKAHGGNNNKYSTFSGFILYPD; from the exons ATGGTGGTGGTGCTGCTTGTCGCGATTCCCCTGCTGGTCCAGAGCTCCACTATCTCCGCGCACTACGAGATGATGGGCACCTGTCGCATGATCTGTGACCCGTACACCCCGAAAGCGAGCGCCACGGCGCTAGAAGTCATGCAGGACCTCGGTGCGATCCCGCCGCCGCCTCCTCCATCTTTCTCCCGTGGGAACAAAGGTGAACCGGGCCGCCCGGGGAAGCCTGGACCGAGAGGTCCTCCAGGTGAACCTGGTCCCCCCGGACCGAGAGGGCCGCCGGGTGAGCGTGGAGACTCCGGAAAAATCGGCTTTACCGGGGGTCCACAAGGAACAGCTCGGACTGAAACGGGAGAACTTGGCTCTGCGTTTGCGAGTGTCAAGATCGCCTTCTACGTCGGTCTTAAAAACCCACACGAGGGTTACGAGGTGCTCCGTTTCGATGATGTGGTAACTAACCTAGGCAACCACTACGACCCTTCCACTGGCAAGTTCACATGCCAGGTGTCTGGAATTTACTACTTCACTTACCATATACTGATGCGCGGAGGAGATGGAACCAGCATGTGGGCAGACCTCTGCAAAAACGGACAG GTTCGAGCAAGTGCCATAGCCCAGGATGCAGACCAGAACTATGACTACGCAAGCAACAGTGTAGTGCTACATCTGGACTCAGGGGACGAGATATATGTGAAATTGGATGGCGGGAAGGCACATGgtggaaacaacaacaaatacagcACTTTTTCTGGCTTCATACTGTACCCGGACTGA